In Toxoplasma gondii ME49 chromosome X, whole genome shotgun sequence, a single genomic region encodes these proteins:
- the CDPK5 gene encoding calcium-dependent protein kinase CDPK5 (encoded by transcript TGME49_224950~Gene product name based on ToxoDB Community Expert Annotation.), producing the protein MMPVAATKTSPVTAVVPGDSVACSRLQMRLNGDATGAQGFCVSTPRTEKASATRCSTPCNMFSGRNTDVPEDGKDAAAVGEGNTKRGLDDFDADYGCRGGDCCDTSTKPHFFSLCTKCANEGKDKSQHDRREPVRGLIIRSESFMNASEASRWEIEAQCNSTCPGDGFDGASGTTAADGIPASPQPEAPVFDRSKIVHEVLLKDGQQITDIYDTPNGTSLGKGSYGSVVKAKDLKTGIMRAIKIVYKPRIDNVTRLKREILIMKRLDHPNIIKLLEVYEDMKNLYLVMELCTGGELFERIIKSGHFSERYAASLMKQVFSAASYCHSQNVIHRDLKPENLLYADSSPLSALKVIDWGFAARCGKSHKFSSVVGTPYYVAPEVLFGKYGSECDMWSAGVILYILLCGYPPFHGKDNQEILKKVQVGEYSFDPRHWRRVSDHAKDLVKRCLTYVPGKRISAAEALRHPWIQCYTAGAGRPERPIPARLGGDLIERFKAFQRLHKLKKLAITCVAYQLNDADIGMLHDAFAALDTNADGVLTVAEIQQGLKQCCVAGEEINDILKEMDTDGNGTIDYTEFIAASIDHKIYEQESACQAAFKVFDLDGDGKITVDELQKVLETRCVQEAFSKEAVAEMMKEGDSNNDGCIDFDEFMRMMRSRQRKASESLSPLARARALLYRRYEN; encoded by the exons ATGATGCCAGTCGCTGCAACAAAGACGAGCCCCGTGACGGCGGTGGTTCCAGGGGACTCAGTGGCCTGTTCCCGCCTGCAAATGCGTCTGAACGGAGACGCGACCGGCGCGCAaggcttctgtgtctcgacaccgCGGACCGAGAAGGCTTCTGCCACGCGCTGCTCGACCCCCTGCAACATGTTCAGTGGCAGAAACACGGACGTTCCGGAGGACGGGAAGGACGCCGCGGCGGTCGGAGAAGGAAATACGAAGCGCGGGCTCGATGATTTCGATGCGGACTACGGCTGCCGCGGGGGTGACTGCTGTGACACGTCCACCAAGCctcacttcttctccctttgcaCCAAGTGTGCAAATGAAGGCAAG GACAAGTCTCAGCACGATCGACGAGAACCTGTTCGCGGGCTCATCATTCGAAGCGAGAGCTTCATGAACGCGTCAGAAGCGTCCCGTTGGGAAATCGAAGCACAGTGCAACAGCACGTGTCCTGGCGACGGCTTTGATGGCGCCTCGGGGACAACCGCGGCCGACGGCATTCCTGCCTCACCACAGCCTGAGGCGCCTGTCTTCGATCGCTCCAAGATCGTCCATGAAGTGCTTCTCAAGG ACGGACAACAGATCACTGATATCTACGACACGCCAAATGGAACGAGTTTGGGGAAAGGGTCGTACGGTTCCGTGGTCAAGGCGAAGGATTTGAAGACGGGTATCATGCGCGCGATCAAAATCGTGTACAAACCCCGAATTGATAACGTCACGCGGCTCAAAAGAGAGATTCTCATAAT GAAAAGACTGGACCATCCAAACATCATCAAGCTTCTCGAGGTGTATGAAGACATGAAGAACCTCTACTTGGTCATGGAACTGTGCACAGGAGGGGAACTCTTTGAGAGGATCATCAAATCCGGACACTTCTCCGAGCGCTATGCTGCCTCGCTGATGAAGCAAGTCTTTTCAGCAGCTTCGTACTGTCACTCCCAAAATGTGATTCACAGGGATCTCAAACCTGAGAACCTGCTGTACGCAGACAGctctcccctttctgctCTCAAAGTGATAG ATTGGGGATTTGCAGCACGATGCGGCAAGAGCCACAAATTCAGCAGCGTTGTCGGCACGCCGTACTACGTGGCCCCCGAGGTTCTTTTTGGGAAGTACGGAAGCGAGTGCGACATGTGGAGTGCAGGAGTCATTCTGTACATTCTGCTTTGCGGCTACCCACCATTCC ACGGAAAAGACAACCAGGAAATCTTGAAGAAAGTTCAGGTGGGCGAGTACTCGTTCGATCCGCGCCACTGGCGACGGGTGTCGGACCACGCGAAGGACCTGGTCAAACGTTGTTTGACGTACGTGCCGGGGAAGCGCATATCGGCGGCCGAGGCTTTGAGGCATCCGTGGATTCAGTGCTACACCGCAGGAGCCGGGAGGCCAGAGCGGCCGATTCCTGCTCGTCTTGGCGGCGACCTGATCGAGAGATTCAAGGCTTTTCAGAGACTGCACAAGCTGAAGAAACTGGCCATCACATGCGTGGCGTATCAGCTGAACGACGCGGACATCGGGATGCTGCACGACGCCTTCGCTGCCCTGGACACGAACGCGGACGGAGTCCTGACTGTCGCCGAAATTCAGCAGGGCTTGAAGCAGTGCTGCGTAGCCGGCGAGGAAATTAATGATATCTTGAAGGAAATGGACACCGACGGGAACGGCACCATTGACTACACGGAGTTCATAGCTGCGTCGATTGACCACAAGATCTACGAACAAGAATCCGCGTGCCAGGCCGCCTTCAAGGTCTTCGACCTAGACGGCGACGGAAAGATCACTGT AGACGAACTCCAGAAGGTGTTGGAGACACGCTGTGTCCAAGAGGCCTTCAGCAAAGAAGCCGTGGCAGAAATGATGAAGGAG GGCGACTCCAACAACGACGGCTGCATTGACTTCGACGAGTTTATGCGGATGATGCGGAGCCGACAAAGGAAGGCGTCTGAGTCGTTGTCCCCGCTTGCACGAGCTCGGGCGCTCCTGTACCGCCGATACGAGAACTGA
- a CDS encoding hypothetical protein (encoded by transcript TGME49_224940) produces MAPRRGRTLTGGRRRGSDEVEGQRERGGEEDREKREPLPVEYPGFSSEGRGQGQWGGGEASVSAGRMQGDRLPNWWDHQTRKERAETDSHGQLHVAETASNAPSTAEAFKDDCLNDEAFELLLKSGAFLDTTSRDGDAELITEEGSVGTLHLWEAIERSERACGEWTLRDPAQVKEEAHFENEEATNWETQSRDDGAGQTVTQRNRRRKQGLEREAASVRRQGDSSESLFLLEPTGEKKSKMETRRRGPSGASVDAGEGRLSGLGATEYPREGLWQTQKRSLKARSKRKGDSFRPSIKRPVERQEHRTTAASVLPAELLNLEDPRLGFRNADSAERTDRAGERRNTSKGGGRKQMRLRRCSCSSRSCGFLLSETEGDVDFYSAFSDLGDASDGTRRDKKEEDSWTEEEGPEQPERILDEQERRSESAEEADGREAFFILKDEHPETLIADASVAPHREPEERMPLHVLIQQRWETREHEQGESEAGRDSGGEGWLPATKFSRRSQQRNPRASAQDACAPVSGFSLAEREEKRLGRGRAKTLAAESRRKSRFVWLSSSSSDDGRRTSSGSRQTRGRPAGACSSRAVACKRASNDSKPVDGGSAEKKRTPSVSFSVEDSTRDRDRGAGVRDEDAQPALLWRAWPTPEFPLSPARESKGPTPLLLDGTSIAFEHGRQRRLSPLGVAFALARVFELGFPAKVLLPSWMAGEEHFYPTFFVGSAKGVALWQQIRQALQEDGLLIVLPDPNAHLPKESHARWYPTRNCFKSCSDALKIAGLCKQWGAALCSNDFEQFLRLVVGQKNKKMAEIYDFVSRSSVLLAFHKNQLHLILDSQGRGSSLETLILRTGER; encoded by the exons ATGGCGCCACGGAGAGGGAGGACTTTGACcggagggagacgcagaggaagcgatGAGGtggaaggacagagagaacgcggaggggaggaggacagagagaagagggaaccTCTGCCTGTTGAATACCCAGGTTTCTCCTCAGAGGGACGAGGTCAAGGCCAGTGGGGGGGCGGAGAAGCCAGCGTTTCTGCGGGTCGCATGCAAGGGGACCGGCTCCCAAACTGGTGGGACCACcagacaagaaaggagagggcagagacagatTCACATGGCCAATTGCATGTAGCCGAAACTGCCAGTAACGCACCAAGCACAGCTGAGGCCTTTAAAGATGATTGTCTCAACGACGAAGCCTTCGAGCTTCTTTTGAAGAGTGGCGCCTTCCTCGACACCACATCGAGGGATGGCGACGCAGAGCTTATCACGGAGGAAGGATCTGTAGGGACGTTGCATCTTTGGGAAGCAATCGAGAGGAGCGAGCGAGCGTGTGGAGAGTGGACTCTGAGGGATCCTGCCCAAGTGAAAGAGGAAGCGCACTTtgagaacgaagaagcaacgaACTGGGAGACCCAGTCTCGAGACGACGGAGCTGGTCAGACAGTGACACAGCGGAACAGGCGCCGCAAACAAGGactcgaaagagaagcagcaagtGTGAGGAGGCAAGGAGACTCTTCGGAGTCTTTATTCCTCTTGGAGCCGACTGGCGAAAAAAAGTCGAAAATGGAGacacgaagacgaggaccTTCTGGAGCAAGCGTGGACGCCGGTGAAGGAAGACTGTCGGGTCTAGGAGCCACAGAGTACCCACGCGAAGGACTTTggcaaacacagaaacggagcttgaaggcgaggagcaagaggaagggagacagctTTCGGCCATCAATCAAGCGTCCTGTCGAGAGACAAGAACACCGGACGACGGCGGCCTCCGTTCTCCCCGCGGAACTGCTCAATCTGGAGGATCCACGTCTCGGTTTCAGAAACGCAGACTCTGCGGAGAGAACGGATCGAGccggggagagacgaaacacgAGCAAGGGCGGAGGCAGGAAGCAAATGCGTCTTCGCAGGTGCAGTTGTTCGTCTCGGAGCTGTGGATTTCTTTtgtcggagacagaaggagacgtcGACTTCTACTCGGCGTTCTCGGACCTAGGCGATGCGAGCGACGggacaaggagagacaagaaggaagaagacagctggaccgaagaagaaggcccAGAACAACCGGAGAGGATCCTGGACGAACAGGAACGGAGGTCCGAGAGTGCCGAGGAAGCcgacgggagagaggcgtTTTTCATCTTGAAGGACGAGCATCCAGAGACGCTTATCGCTGACGCCTCCGTAGCCCCCCACCGCGAACCTGAAGAACGCATGCCTCTTCACGTGCTCATCCAACAGCGGTGGGAGACTCGAGAACACGAACAAGGAGAATccgaagcaggaagagatTCAGGCGGGGAAGGGTGGCTTCCTGCGACCAAGTTTTCCCGGCGATCTCAACAGCGGAATCCACGCGCTTCTGCACAAGACGCCTGTGCGCCAGTGAGTGGCTTTTCGCtcgctgagagagaagagaagaggctagggaggggaagagcgaaaacgcTAGCTGCCGAGTCCCGCAGAAAATCGCGCTTCGTCTGGCTGTCGTCGTCCAGCTCAGATGATGGGAGAAGAACGTCGTCCGGTTCCCGGCAGACCAGAGGCAGGCCAGCGGGCgcctgctcttctcgcgcggTTGCATGCAAGAGAGCTTCGAAc GACAGCAAGCCGGTGGATGGCggaagcgcagagaagaagcgaactccttctgtgtctttctccgtcGAAGACAGtacaagagacagagatagaGGGGCAGGCGtgagagacgaggacgcaCAACCTGCGCTTCTCTGGAGGGCGTGGCCTACGCCAGagttccctctgtctcccgcg AGGGAATCGAAAGGTCCGACGCCGCTCCTTCTGGACGGCACGAGCATCGCTTTTGAACATGGCCGCCagcgtcgcctgtctcctcttggcGTGGCTTTCGCCTTGGCGCGCGTCTTCGAGCTCGGCTTCCCAGCAAAGGTGCTCCTTCCGTCTTGGATGGCCGGCGAGGAGCACTTCTACCCTACATTCTTTGTGGGCAGTGCAAAAGGGGTTGCGCTCTGGCAGCAAATACGGCAA GCTCTGCAGGAGGACGGACTTCTCATTGTTCTTCCCGACCCAAATGCGCACCTGCCCAAAGAGAGCCACGCACGCTGGTACCCAACGCGGAATTGCTTCAAGTCTTGCTCAG atgcTCTTAAGATCGCAGGACTGTGCAAACAGTGGGGTGCCGCACTGTGCTCGAACGACTTTGAGcagtttctccgtctcgtcgtT ggtcagaagaacaagaaaatgGCCGAAATCTACGACTTTGTTTCCCGCTCTTCGgtcctcctcgcctttcaTAAAAATCAGCTGCACCTGATCCTAGACTCTCAAG GGAGAGGGAGCTCACTGGAAACGCTCATCCTTCGAACGGGCGAAAGGTGA
- a CDS encoding hypothetical protein (encoded by transcript TGME49_224935~Predicted trans-membrane domain (TMHMM2.0):26-49:88-111:272-295:309-332:540-563:605-637:688-711), whose amino-acid sequence MPTHCIMARTPGTSASSSRTAVLVGRLLRPLVVCIFLLSYLLFLHGILFPVVDIQSGFAVFPGSEIAEQTMAMPQTLQSLWDDQNYIPLFLVAIFSLFVPCLKLVLFCIVVRFGPPGETVPEYERMTNEERECEKTDGIEERMLRPRETGEDGGPELPTGDLGGLQQHRDWEGRERHRVEQEERGDEGETEILCHSQQGKRGSDSRTTVSAGTLSDLDCPSSTLSSSQSEMTSSTSSEKNNEGLKWVRQSREDGIEPHPTDDRTKVCRSIMGFLLFVSKYQLVDVYVYLFMILFVHFPLVRASPLPAAFSFLFYCLLSIVATECLTWIFTAFPICTRAKTQPRGEGARSLLSLQTVQPGLKEEGRKSRGERITGASIWKQQQADEDVDGDKQNGKHGGQTHTTDRSGVRRSGTEEGAKQTCAGEIPSLCLAFSCSDLPSSLGEQPRTLSRVALTKGENDERKGEGTGRFFFDACRHTNCEVASHRGDSRYCYPAPSVRLPLPNTSAKRETVSLPALASVAPAVSHLRFSEPAVADVGVCECFIRTLAILLFTVVATVSARAAWCLPLLHVVVTLGDEKEIGIDGTFLSLSQLAEESLWLGESISGFVILILFPLLLVFAHLLSSCLAMFLVLVLRLLHPEPWYRRPRGTTRSLFNRWCWTLGLPVLLKHLLSFLLSISQLLSCWAMADVFAIGLFTAYFTINAVHVLVAHIPSASPSTPEFADTFSCLSPFLSACHTAALLHPLDAALPARSGFWGAMIFGASASQLHLLLPSRARIDRVVSIAQRTVKEEDQTRFLYEDTEDAGERGKFLYRCSEESSKERQRKGMLASCLESTPRQFCSASASHSYSAPSFLSAIDNASSSETDSIHPLDPSPSSSFCGVSASGYLTLPVSPSQGGEGGGGGFSRSFFRGTGLCKRRRTGFSAGRRAREASLSWSKFEEETPQMSRLAVPLLTAEPAVLEFSDSASRSESVVLSGFVPEGAKNSSVSLPFIDASDTQTVPHEKSDIEQAEPLSFVGLSEAKTNGRETCCPPGLRTGPHGTSTVQNWRSARRMGHDECDEETRIAEGNRAVEEAGFVSCARDVEHEQPGGKDDQAASFGWQRNESHPWMCRRNIYARAVGSKQIPSLTSSLIAPQPSSSPVCRVPTDHTTPGTRQSNRETAYFAVIRRNKQAGDKPRHLLRLLLQVLVRLGIVVALSVALVTWPIEPPRLLDLDKVNAKVVFYYPMISRGVRPLIPASVGDCTAESPEPPPEPCVGHSILYHYQNAYYEATARWVSGVNTTEIEEIRVSSRDKAHRATFTWETGERVEKLDDRNPAREEKDDPLWIAVDVSGRIAELNLSLRIGQCLTPDSWRSPTCDTLWDNTTSCCGKNITFAARLEARCTETPPTYLSAFSITDFRVSSLTINESVLGLFSVTVANITDAVEQELKRQIQTYLEPDNKFIPWDKDTKVSLQALVNHLTVVNAPGGLLCRPPQATSGSRLNAHVKHGNVSNADAHDEF is encoded by the exons ATGCCAACTCATTGCATCATGGCGCGCACACCTGGAACGAGCGCTTCGTCTTCACGAACCGCTGTCCTTGTAggacgtcttcttcgcccacTGGTGGTATgcatctttcttctgtcttatctgctctttctccatGGAATCCTTTTTCCAGTCGTCGACATCCAATCTGGGTTCGCGGTTTTTCCAGGCTCAGAGATTGCTGAACAAACCATGGCAATGCCTCAGACGCTTCAGAGTCTGTGGGATGACCAGAACTACATCCcgcttttcctcgtcgcGATATTTTCACTCTTCGTCCCGTGTCTGAAGCTGGTACTTTTCTGCATTGTTGTCAGATTCGGCCCTCCGGGTGAGACCGTCCCCGAATACGAACGAATgacaaacgaggaaagagaatgtgaaaaaacagacggaaTAGAAGAGAGAATGCTACGTCCACGGGAGACTGGGGAAGACGGGGGACCAGAACTGCCCACTGGCGACCTCGGAGGCCTGCAGCAGCATCGCGACTGGGAGGGGAGGGAAAGGCACAGAGtagaacaagaggaaagaggagatgaaggagaaaccGAAATACTTTGTCACTCCCAACAGGGCAAGCGAGGGAGTGACAGTCGCACTACCGTTTCTGCAGGTACCCTGTCGGATCTCGATTGTCCTTCGTCAacgctgtcttcttcacaGTCTGAAATGACCTCGTCGACGTCTTCTGAAAAGAATAACGAGGGGTTGAAGTGGGTGCGACAGTCGCGAGAAGACGGTATCGAGCCTCACCCTACGGATGACCGTACGAAAGTGTGCCGCTCGATTATGGGTTTCCTTCTGTTTGTTTCTAAATATCAGCTGGTTGATGTGTACGTTTACCTTTTCATGATTCTTTTTGTCCACTTTCCATTGGTGCGTGCGTCACCCCTGCCAgccgctttctccttcctgttctATTGTCTCCTGTCGATCGTTGCGACCGAGTGTCTGACCTGGATCTTTACCGCCTTCCCCATATGTACACGAGCCAAGACACAGCCTCGGGGTGAAGGCGCTCgatctcttctttctctgcagacggTGCAGCCAGGTTTgaaggaggaagggagaaagtcACGAGGGGAAAGAATTACAGGTGCTTCCATTTGGAAACAACAGCAAGCCGACGAGGACGTGGACGGGGACAAGCAGAACGGCAAACACGgaggacagacacacacgacAGATCGAAGCGGGgtgcgaagaagcggaactGAGGAAGGTGCAAAACAAACCTGCGCTGGCGAGATtccgtctctttgtctcgccttctcgtgcTCGGatttgccttcttccttaGGTGAACAGCCTCGCACCTTGTCCCGAGTTGCTCTTacaaaaggagaaaacgatgAAAGGAAGGGGGAAGGTACAGGCAGGTTTTTCTTTGATGCTTGTCGGCACACAAACTGTGAAGTGGCGTCTCATCGTGGTGATTCCCGATACTGTTACCCAGCCCCATCTGTCCGTCTCCCGTTGCCCAACACATCagcgaaacgagagacagtgTCTCTTCCCGCACTTGCGTCAGTCGCGCCAGCGGTTTCGCATCTGAGGTTTTCAGAACCGGCAGTAGCCGATGTTGGCGTCTGCGAATGCTTTATTCGAACTTTGGCGATCTTACTTTTTACGGTGGTTGCAACCGTAAGTGCCCGCGCTGCCTGGTGTCTGCCGCTCCTGCATGTCGTAGTGACTCTGGGtgacgagaaggaaatcgGCATCGATGGAAcctttctttccctctcgcaGCTGGCTGAAGAATCGCTGTGGCTCGGCGAGTCAATCTCAGGCTTCGTTATTCTGATTCTGtttccgctgcttctcgtctttgccCATCTTCTGTCGTCGTGTCTCGCAATGTTCCTTGTCCTAGtgctccgccttctccatcCAGAACCCTGGTATCGACGACCGAGAGGAACTACGCGGTCGCTTTTCAACCGGTGGTGCTGGACCTTAGGACTCCCGGTGTTGCTGAAAcaccttctctccttcctcctttcgATTTCTCAGCTCCTCAGTTGTTGGGCGATGGCTGATGTCTTCGCCATCGGCCTCTTCACTGCTTATTTCACCATCAATGCCGTTCACGTTCTCGTGGCGCACATTCCGTCGGCCTCACCGTCCACGCCTGAGTTCGCCGATACCTTTTCTTGTCTATCGCCATTTCTATCTGCTTGTCATACGGCCGCTTTGCTCCATCCTCTGGATGCCGCTCTGCCCGCCCGGTCCGGGTTCTGGGGTGCCATGATCTTCGGCGCCTCAGCATCGCAGCTACACCTCCTGCTTCCGTCTCGGGCGCGTATCGACAGAGTCGTCAGCATCGCTCAGAGAACAGTCAAGGAAGAGGACCAGACACGGTTCCTCTACGAGGATACGGAAGatgcaggagaaagagggaagttTCTGTATCGATGTAGCGAGGAATCGTCAAAGGAAAGGCAACGCAAGGGTATGTTAGCCTCGTGTCTGGAGTCGACGCCTAGACAATTTTGCAGTGCGTCTGCTTCCCATTCCTATTCTGCCCCATCTTTTCTTTCAGCGATTGACAATGCGTCGTCCTCAGAGACCGATTCCATACATCCGCTCGACCCCTCGCCATCGTCGTCTTTTTGTGgagtctctgcctctggctACCTTacgcttcctgtctccccaAGTCAgggcggcgaaggcggggGAGGTGGCTTTTCGAGATCCTTCTTCCGCGGCACAGGTCTTTGCAAACGACGGCGGACAGGATTCAGCGCTGggaggagggcgagagaagcgagtcTTTCCTGGTCAAAAtttgaggaagaaacgccgcaGATGTCTCGGCTTGCAGTCCCTCTGCTCACTGCAGAGCCTGCCGTGCTGGAGTTTTCAGACAGCGCGTCTCGTTCGGAATCTGTCGTTCTCAGTGGGTTTGTTCCGGAAGGAGCGAAAAACAGTAGTGTGTCGCTTCCTTTCATAGATGCATCAGACACACAAACAGTGCCCCATGAGAAGTCCGACATAGAACAAGCAGAGCCTCTCTCATTCGTTGGATTGTCAGAGGCAAAAACAAACGGTAGAGAGACATGCTGCCCTCCGGGACTGCGGACAGGACCCCATGGGACATCGACTGTACAAAACTGGCGTTCTGCGCGGCGGATGGGGCATGATGAGTGCGACGAAGAAACCAGGATAGCGGAAGGGAATAGAGCGGTCGAAGAAGCCGGATTTGTCAGCTGTGCTCGAGACGTTGAGCATGAACAACCAGGAGGAAAGGACGACCAGGCTGCGTCCTTTGGTTGGCAGAGGAACGAATCTCACCCGTGGATGTGTAGACGAAACATATATGCGCGTGCAGTGGGGTCCAAGCAAATTCCTTCTCTCACATCTTCTCTCATTGCCCCTCAGCCGTCCTCATCACCCGTTTGTCGCGTCCCGACCGACCATACGACACCGGGAACTCGGCAATCGAATCGTGAGACAGCATATTTTGCCGTAATCAGGAGAAACAAACAGGCAGGTGACAAGCCGAGACatctcctccgcctcctcctccaggTGCTCGTGCGCCTTGGTATTGTTGTGGCGCTTTCCGTTGCTCTCGTCACGTGGCCAATCGAGCCACCAAGGCTTCTGGATCTCGATAAAGTT AACGCAAAAGTGGTTTTTTACTACCCGATGATTTCGCGAGGAGTCCGACCTTTGATTCCAGCATCCGTAGGCGACTGTACAGCAGAGAGTCCAGAGCCCCCACCGGAGCCTTGCGTTGGTCACAGCATTCTGTATCACTACCAAAACGCTTACTACGAGGCCACAGCCAGATGGGTTTCTGGAGTCAATACAACTGAGATCGAGGAGATTCGCGTGAGCAGCCGAGATAAAGCGCATCGCGCGACATTCACGTGGGAAACGGGGGAAAGAGTTGAAAAGCTGGATGACAGAAATCCTgccagagaggaaaaagacgacCCACTCTG GATAGCAGTTGACGTAAGCGGCCGAATCGCCGAGCTGAATCTGTCCCTCCGTATTGGCCAGTGCCTGACTCCCGATTCGTGGAGGTCACCTACGTGCGATACACTGTGGGACAACACGACAAGCTGCTGCGGAAAAAACATCACCTTCGCAGCTCGGCTTGAGGCGCGATGCACCGAAACGCCTCCGACCTACCTCTCGGCTTTCAGTATCACGGatttccgtgtctcttctctaACCATAAATGAATCCGTTCTCGGCCTGTTCAGTGTCACAGTGGCGAATATCACAGACGCTGTCGAACAGGAGCTGAAACGCCAGATTCAAACATACCTGGAACCAGACAACAAGTTCATCCCTTGGGACAAAGACACCAAGGTTTCTTTGCAAGCGCTTGTTAATCATCTGACCGTGGTCAACGCTCCAGGGGGCCTCCTCTGCAGACCCCCTCAAGCGACGTCGGGTAGTCGTTTAAACGCGCATGTGAAGCACGGGAATGTGTCAAACGCAGATGCTCACGACGAGTTCTGA
- a CDS encoding hypothetical protein (encoded by transcript TGME49_224932) — MDRYFSANCREELQGHVNCAKVFLEQHVKFGTPYLPGSDDGADPCRTTRSLYMKCMQERKIHGLDGDKVALSLAQFSGPPKPCEMELSMHGTCVANQLERTQKLGEKYWTQGGEDRCLVTRANYEQCMFRSLRGDSDSGNSSWQSAELEKNIGHLQVKLPNK; from the exons ATGGATCGCTATTTCAGTGCTAACTGCAGGGAAGAGCTGCAGGGTCATGTTAACTGCGCTAAGGTATTTTTGGAGCAACACGTCAAGTTTGGCACCCCGTACTTGCCAGGGAGCGACGACGGCGCTGATCCGTGTAGAACCACTCGCTCGCTTTACATG aaatgcatgcaggaaaGGAAAATCCATGGTCTCGACGGCGATAAGGTTGCCCTCAGTCTTGCTCAGTTTTCG GGTCCACCCAAGCCGTGCGAGATGGAGTTGTCCATGCACGGGACATGTGTTGCAAATCAGCTGGAACGCACACAGAAGCTGGGCGAGAAGTACTGGACCCAGGGAGGCGAGGACAGATGCTTAGTCACTCGAGCAAACTACGAG CAATGCATGTTTCGGTCACTGCGAGGAGATAGTGACTCCGGAAATTCCTCTTGGCAGTCGGCtgagctggagaagaacatcGGCCACCTCCAAGTCAAGCTGCCAAACAAGTGA